A genomic window from Arthrobacter globiformis includes:
- a CDS encoding S9 family peptidase: protein MSTEDAAILREQPATPFHDLDHYLAIPRVSGLALSPDGRRLVTTVATLNSKGTEYGTALWELDPAGEKQARRITRSAKGEAGAAFAANGDVYFTSARPDPDKEADGDPVSVLWVLPADGGEARVVLSRPGGVEKVMAARDANAAFVTASVLAGSSDEEADAERRKSRKDNKVAAVLHSEYPVRYWDADLGPAQPRLFAVEPGAEQEPGKPATVDRAAPLTLRNLTRQAGSRLREAVSVVSPDGKTLYTSILKPLSKADLRSVLAAVDVATGTLRVLLDEEGMDFFPGPVSPDGATLAVLSVSETTPRQAPQVKLHLLDVSGEAGREDLQPLAHGWDRWPHPEAWLPDGSALLVTADDDGASPVFAVNVAAGAARGSVTRVTPDAAAYTDVVVSPDGRSAYALRSSYEFPAEPVRIDLATGDVTRLPSPAERPQTAGSLERVETTAADGTRVPAYLALPAGASAENPAPLLLWIHGGPLGSWNAWTWRWNPWLLTSRGYAVLLPDPALSTGYGQEYIQRGWGGWGKAPYTDLMAITDSMVQRPDIDGSRTAAMGGSFGGYMANWVAGQTDRFKAIVTHASLWALDQFGPTTDASQYWLKEMTAEMALENSPHLHVEKIRTPMLVIHGDKDYRVPIGEGLRLWYELLSKSQLASDANGQTSHRFLFYPDENHWILQPQHAKVWYGVVEHFLARNVLGKDIELPADLGL, encoded by the coding sequence ATGTCAACTGAAGATGCAGCGATCCTGCGTGAGCAACCGGCGACGCCTTTCCACGACCTCGACCACTACCTGGCGATCCCGCGTGTCAGTGGCTTGGCCCTCAGCCCTGACGGCCGGCGGCTGGTGACCACGGTGGCCACGCTCAACAGCAAGGGCACCGAATACGGCACGGCCCTGTGGGAGCTGGACCCTGCGGGCGAGAAGCAGGCCCGCAGGATCACCCGCAGTGCCAAGGGCGAAGCGGGCGCCGCGTTCGCTGCCAACGGCGACGTCTACTTCACGTCCGCCCGGCCGGATCCGGACAAGGAAGCCGACGGCGATCCCGTCAGTGTGCTCTGGGTGCTCCCCGCAGACGGCGGTGAGGCCCGCGTGGTCCTGTCGAGGCCAGGCGGCGTGGAGAAGGTCATGGCGGCAAGGGACGCGAACGCGGCGTTCGTCACCGCGTCCGTCCTTGCCGGCTCCAGCGACGAGGAGGCCGACGCCGAACGCCGCAAGAGCCGCAAGGACAACAAGGTGGCGGCCGTCCTGCACAGCGAATACCCGGTGCGCTACTGGGACGCGGACCTCGGCCCTGCCCAGCCGCGGCTCTTCGCAGTGGAGCCAGGGGCCGAGCAGGAACCCGGCAAGCCCGCCACCGTGGACAGGGCCGCGCCCCTCACGCTGCGCAACCTTACCCGGCAGGCAGGGTCCCGCCTCCGCGAGGCTGTCTCGGTGGTCAGCCCGGACGGCAAGACCCTCTACACGAGCATTTTGAAGCCGCTGTCCAAGGCCGACCTCCGCTCGGTCCTGGCCGCCGTCGACGTTGCCACCGGTACCCTCCGGGTGCTCCTCGACGAGGAGGGGATGGACTTCTTTCCGGGGCCGGTCAGCCCCGACGGCGCCACCCTCGCCGTCCTCAGCGTCAGCGAGACCACGCCCCGACAGGCCCCGCAGGTCAAGCTGCACCTTCTCGATGTCTCCGGCGAAGCCGGCCGGGAGGACCTGCAGCCCCTGGCTCACGGCTGGGACCGGTGGCCCCACCCGGAGGCTTGGCTCCCGGACGGATCCGCCCTCCTGGTCACGGCGGACGACGACGGCGCGTCGCCGGTTTTCGCCGTCAACGTTGCGGCAGGTGCCGCCCGGGGGAGCGTCACCCGGGTAACGCCGGACGCGGCGGCCTACACCGACGTCGTCGTTTCACCCGACGGACGCAGCGCCTACGCGCTGCGGAGCTCGTATGAGTTCCCCGCCGAACCTGTCCGGATCGACCTCGCCACCGGGGACGTCACGCGACTGCCGTCCCCGGCGGAACGGCCGCAAACTGCAGGGTCGCTGGAGCGGGTGGAGACGACGGCGGCCGACGGCACCCGCGTGCCCGCCTACCTGGCCCTGCCCGCGGGGGCTTCCGCCGAGAACCCCGCGCCGCTGCTGCTGTGGATCCATGGCGGCCCGCTGGGATCCTGGAATGCCTGGACCTGGCGCTGGAATCCGTGGCTGCTCACGTCCCGGGGCTACGCTGTCCTGCTTCCGGATCCCGCTTTGTCCACGGGCTACGGCCAGGAATACATCCAGCGCGGCTGGGGCGGCTGGGGCAAGGCCCCGTATACGGACCTCATGGCCATCACGGATTCGATGGTGCAGCGGCCGGACATCGACGGCAGCCGCACGGCCGCGATGGGCGGCTCCTTCGGCGGCTACATGGCTAACTGGGTGGCCGGGCAGACCGACCGCTTTAAGGCGATCGTGACTCATGCCAGCCTGTGGGCGCTGGACCAGTTCGGGCCCACCACTGACGCGTCGCAGTACTGGCTCAAGGAAATGACGGCGGAAATGGCGCTGGAGAACTCCCCGCACCTGCACGTGGAGAAGATCCGGACGCCCATGCTGGTCATCCATGGCGACAAGGACTACCGCGTGCCCATCGGGGAAGGCCTGCGACTTTGGTACGAGCTGCTGTCCAAGTCCCAGCTCGCCTCCGACGCTAACGGACAGACGAGCCACCGGTTCCTGTTCTACCCCGACGAGAACCACTGGATCCTGCAGCCGCAGCACGCCAAGGTCTGGTACGGCGTGGTTGAACACTTCCTGGCCAGGAATGTCCTCGGCAAGGACATCGAACTCCCGGCCGACCTGGGCCTGTGA
- a CDS encoding amino-acid N-acetyltransferase — protein sequence MGAVTDSFTVRPARTSDVAAIKRLVAPLAEERILMAKETVAYYESLQEFLIAESAAGEVIGCGALHVMWEDLAEVRTLAASDAWRGKGVGHVLVESLLKQAAALGVARVFCLTFEVDFFKRHGFEVMADQSAVDPQVYSELLRSHDEGVAEFLDLARVKPNTLGNTRMIKAL from the coding sequence ATGGGGGCTGTGACTGACTCCTTCACCGTTCGCCCTGCCCGGACCAGCGATGTGGCTGCCATCAAGAGACTGGTGGCGCCGCTGGCGGAAGAGCGAATACTGATGGCCAAGGAGACGGTGGCCTATTACGAGAGCCTGCAGGAGTTCCTTATCGCCGAGTCGGCGGCCGGCGAGGTCATCGGCTGCGGCGCCCTGCACGTCATGTGGGAGGACCTCGCGGAAGTTCGCACCCTGGCGGCCTCGGATGCGTGGCGTGGCAAGGGCGTGGGGCACGTCCTGGTCGAGAGCCTCCTGAAGCAGGCAGCGGCGCTGGGCGTCGCGCGGGTGTTCTGCCTGACCTTCGAGGTGGACTTCTTCAAGCGGCACGGCTTCGAGGTGATGGCGGACCAGTCGGCCGTGGACCCGCAGGTGTACTCCGAGCTGCTGCGCTCGCACGACGAAGGCGTGGCGGAGTTCCTGGACCTCGCGCGCGTGAAGCCCAACACGCTCGGCAACACGAGGATGATCAAGGCTCTCTAG
- the dhaK gene encoding dihydroxyacetone kinase subunit DhaK: MKKLINDPRAVVDESVEGFGLAHADLVTVNADPKYVTRKDAPVAGKVGLVSGGGSGHEPLHAGFVGRGMLDAAVPGAVFTSPTPDQIIPATLAVNSGAGVVHIVKNYTGDVLNFETAAEMAQAEGVEVRTVLVNDDVAVEDSLYTAGRRGVGGTVLVEKIAGAAAERGDDLDAVAAIGDRVNQNVRTMGVALSACTVPHAGSPSFDLADNEIEIGIGIHGEPGRHKIAMENADGITNRLLEPILSDLGMAMGEKVLLFVNGMGGTPLSELYIVYRRAAQILAERGIAVERSLVGNYITSLEMQGCSVSVLRLDDEMTALWDAPVHTPALRWGV, encoded by the coding sequence GTGAAAAAGCTCATCAATGACCCCCGTGCTGTAGTCGATGAATCCGTGGAGGGATTCGGCCTTGCCCATGCCGACCTTGTGACCGTCAACGCCGACCCGAAATACGTCACCCGCAAGGATGCCCCCGTTGCAGGCAAGGTCGGCCTGGTGTCCGGTGGCGGCAGTGGGCATGAGCCGCTGCATGCCGGCTTCGTGGGGCGTGGCATGCTCGACGCCGCCGTGCCCGGCGCCGTCTTCACCTCACCGACCCCCGACCAGATCATTCCGGCCACGCTCGCCGTGAACTCCGGCGCCGGCGTGGTCCACATCGTCAAGAACTACACCGGCGACGTCCTGAACTTTGAGACGGCGGCGGAGATGGCCCAAGCGGAGGGCGTGGAGGTCCGTACCGTCCTCGTCAACGACGACGTCGCGGTGGAGGACTCGCTGTACACGGCCGGGCGCAGGGGAGTGGGCGGCACGGTCCTGGTGGAGAAGATCGCCGGTGCCGCAGCAGAGCGCGGTGACGACCTCGACGCGGTGGCGGCCATCGGCGACCGCGTGAACCAGAACGTGCGGACCATGGGCGTTGCGCTCTCGGCCTGCACGGTGCCACACGCCGGATCCCCGAGCTTTGACCTTGCGGACAACGAGATCGAAATCGGCATCGGGATCCACGGCGAGCCGGGCCGGCACAAGATCGCCATGGAAAACGCCGACGGCATCACCAACCGCCTGCTGGAACCGATCCTCAGCGACCTCGGAATGGCGATGGGGGAGAAGGTGCTCCTGTTCGTCAACGGCATGGGCGGAACGCCGCTGAGTGAGTTGTACATCGTGTACCGTCGGGCCGCCCAGATCCTGGCGGAGCGCGGCATTGCGGTGGAGCGTTCCCTTGTGGGGAACTACATCACATCCCTTGAGATGCAGGGTTGCTCCGTCTCCGTGCTGCGGCTTGACGACGAGATGACGGCCCTCTGGGATGCACCTGTGCACACGCCCGCCCTGCGCTGGGGCGTGTAG
- the dhaL gene encoding dihydroxyacetone kinase subunit DhaL → MGLDVTWAVKWLTLSAQAMAEHRVELIELDRAIGDSDHGENMDRGFQAVLDKLAESPPETPGAALKLTAMALMSKVGGAAGPLYGTAFLRAATTLGDAAYVDAPVLAAALAAARDGIVARGKAEAGDKTMVDAWTPAAEAAAAAAADGDTLAVLIAAAEAAEAGAVATDPLVARKGRASYLGERSAGHRDPGAASSALILRAAAGAAA, encoded by the coding sequence GTGGGACTGGACGTGACCTGGGCCGTCAAATGGCTGACGCTGTCCGCCCAGGCAATGGCGGAACACAGGGTGGAACTCATCGAGCTGGACAGGGCCATTGGGGATTCGGACCACGGTGAGAACATGGACCGCGGCTTCCAGGCGGTCCTCGACAAGCTGGCCGAAAGCCCTCCTGAGACCCCCGGCGCGGCGCTCAAGCTGACGGCCATGGCGCTGATGTCGAAGGTCGGCGGGGCTGCCGGCCCGCTCTACGGCACGGCCTTCCTGCGGGCCGCGACCACTCTTGGGGATGCCGCGTATGTCGACGCCCCGGTGCTCGCAGCAGCACTCGCAGCGGCCAGGGACGGCATCGTGGCCCGGGGCAAGGCCGAGGCAGGCGACAAGACGATGGTGGATGCCTGGACGCCGGCCGCTGAGGCAGCGGCAGCAGCCGCGGCCGACGGCGACACCCTGGCAGTCCTCATCGCCGCGGCGGAAGCCGCCGAGGCCGGTGCCGTGGCCACAGACCCCCTGGTGGCACGCAAGGGCCGGGCCAGCTACCTCGGGGAGCGAAGCGCCGGCCACCGTGACCCCGGGGCGGCCTCGAGCGCCCTCATTCTCCGCGCCGCAGCCGGAGCCGCCGCATGA
- the dhaM gene encoding dihydroxyacetone kinase phosphoryl donor subunit DhaM: MTVRIVVVSHSDKIADGAVELAAQMAPDVMMVAAGGTSDGRIGTSMEKVMAALETAAGADGVVVLTDLGSAVMTAESAMEFAEDSGPVLLADAPIVEGLVAAAVAAQGGASVHAVRRAAEATHGYPASRPKAEDRLAAGGQTASNQPGYGPAAGETEVPAAPDASGDFELVNLAGMHARPAAKIAGGLSALDADVTVNGVDGASMTGLMTLGAGKGSVLHVEAFGPDAERAVAYVAGLVRNGFGEP; the protein is encoded by the coding sequence ATGACAGTGCGGATCGTGGTGGTTTCGCACAGTGACAAGATTGCCGACGGCGCCGTGGAACTCGCGGCCCAGATGGCACCGGACGTGATGATGGTTGCGGCTGGCGGAACGTCCGACGGCCGGATCGGCACCAGCATGGAAAAGGTGATGGCGGCCCTGGAAACGGCTGCCGGTGCCGACGGCGTCGTGGTGCTGACCGATCTGGGGTCAGCAGTGATGACGGCGGAGTCCGCCATGGAGTTCGCCGAGGACAGTGGCCCGGTGCTACTTGCAGACGCCCCCATTGTGGAGGGGCTGGTGGCGGCCGCGGTGGCAGCCCAGGGCGGCGCCAGCGTTCACGCCGTCCGGCGTGCCGCGGAGGCCACACATGGCTATCCGGCGTCCCGTCCCAAGGCCGAGGACCGCCTCGCCGCGGGCGGCCAGACGGCAAGCAACCAGCCTGGGTACGGCCCGGCGGCGGGAGAAACGGAAGTTCCGGCCGCCCCGGATGCCAGCGGCGACTTCGAGCTCGTAAACCTCGCAGGCATGCACGCCCGGCCGGCCGCCAAGATAGCCGGCGGGCTGTCGGCGCTGGATGCGGACGTGACGGTGAATGGGGTGGATGGCGCCTCCATGACGGGGCTGATGACACTGGGCGCCGGCAAGGGCTCGGTGCTGCACGTGGAAGCGTTCGGCCCCGACGCCGAAAGGGCCGTGGCCTATGTGGCGGGGCTGGTCAGGAACGGCTTCGGGGAACCCTGA
- a CDS encoding A/G-specific adenine glycosylase, with product MLVSEIMLQQTPVVRVLPVWEEWLRRWPEPAALAREPAGEAVRAWGRLGYPRRALRLHGAAVAIERDHGGTVPSDYAELLSLPGVGSYTAAAVAAFAFGRRETVVDTNIRRVHARLFSGAALPAPALTAAEMRLAAELLPSDAGSSVRWNASVMELGALVCTARAPKCPACPVRDRCAWLAAGEPLPAYTPKGQAWHGTDRQVRGGVMAVLRLAEAPVPAEMFQQAPADLGFEAAGIGVPLAALHRLNCAPEQLERALAGLLEDGLAELHQGGYRLPA from the coding sequence GTGCTGGTCAGTGAGATCATGCTGCAGCAGACCCCCGTGGTGCGTGTGCTGCCGGTCTGGGAGGAATGGCTGCGCCGGTGGCCTGAACCTGCCGCGCTGGCCCGGGAACCCGCGGGTGAGGCCGTCCGCGCCTGGGGCCGGCTGGGCTATCCGCGGCGCGCGCTCAGGCTGCATGGCGCGGCGGTCGCCATCGAACGTGACCATGGGGGCACCGTCCCGTCGGACTACGCCGAGCTGCTCAGCCTGCCGGGCGTAGGCAGCTATACGGCGGCCGCCGTCGCCGCTTTTGCCTTTGGGCGCCGCGAAACCGTGGTGGATACGAACATCCGGCGCGTCCACGCGCGGCTCTTTTCGGGAGCGGCCCTGCCCGCCCCCGCCCTGACGGCCGCGGAGATGCGGCTTGCCGCGGAGTTGCTGCCCTCCGATGCCGGCAGTTCCGTCCGCTGGAACGCCTCAGTCATGGAGCTGGGGGCGCTGGTGTGCACGGCGCGGGCGCCCAAATGCCCTGCGTGCCCGGTGCGCGACCGTTGCGCCTGGCTCGCCGCCGGCGAGCCACTGCCGGCGTACACGCCCAAGGGCCAGGCGTGGCACGGCACCGACCGCCAGGTCCGTGGCGGCGTGATGGCCGTCCTCCGGCTGGCAGAGGCGCCGGTGCCGGCTGAGATGTTCCAGCAGGCCCCGGCCGACCTCGGGTTCGAAGCGGCCGGCATCGGCGTGCCGCTGGCCGCCCTGCACCGACTGAACTGCGCGCCGGAGCAGCTGGAACGGGCGCTCGCGGGCCTGCTGGAAGACGGCCTGGCCGAACTGCACCAGGGCGGCTACCGGTTGCCGGCCTGA
- the disA gene encoding DNA integrity scanning diadenylate cyclase DisA, protein MARSPEESLKATLGRVAPGTALRDGLERILRGRTGALIVLGSDRTIDSICSGGFDIGIDFSPTRLRELAKMDGAIICDRDAGNILRAAVQLVPDPSIETQESGTRHRTAERVAIQTGVPVISVSQSMQIIALYVNGLRHVLEGSEKVLARANQALATLERYRSRLDQVTSSLSALEIEAMVTVRDVAVTLQRQEMVRRISEEISQYVLELGEDGRLLSLQLDELTVGRGPGSDIIIRDYAGPNASPEDIDGAVSALLNLGPTELIDLSKIAGIIGFAGGVDTLDAVVQPRGYRLLSGLKAVPKAVADRLVDHFGGLQYLMAATIDDLMTVDGIGDQRARTVREGLSRMAEASLLDRFL, encoded by the coding sequence ATGGCTCGCAGCCCTGAAGAATCGCTCAAAGCGACTTTGGGGAGGGTGGCCCCGGGGACCGCGCTGCGGGACGGCCTGGAACGCATTCTCCGCGGACGAACCGGCGCGCTGATCGTGCTGGGCTCGGACCGGACCATCGACTCGATCTGTTCGGGCGGCTTCGACATCGGCATCGACTTTTCACCGACCCGGCTCCGCGAACTGGCCAAGATGGACGGCGCCATCATCTGCGACAGGGACGCCGGCAACATCCTCCGAGCGGCCGTCCAGCTCGTGCCGGACCCCAGCATCGAAACCCAGGAATCCGGCACCCGGCACCGGACCGCCGAACGCGTTGCCATCCAGACCGGCGTCCCGGTGATCTCGGTGAGCCAGTCCATGCAGATCATCGCCCTGTACGTCAACGGGCTTCGGCACGTGCTGGAGGGCTCCGAAAAGGTCCTGGCGCGCGCCAACCAGGCCCTGGCCACGCTGGAACGCTACCGTTCCCGCCTGGACCAGGTGACCAGCTCGCTCTCCGCCCTGGAGATCGAGGCCATGGTGACCGTGCGCGATGTCGCCGTGACCCTGCAGCGCCAGGAAATGGTGCGCCGGATTTCCGAGGAGATCTCGCAGTATGTCCTGGAGCTGGGCGAGGACGGCAGGCTCCTGTCCCTCCAGCTGGACGAGCTCACCGTGGGCCGCGGCCCGGGCAGCGACATCATCATCCGCGACTACGCCGGGCCGAACGCCTCTCCCGAGGACATCGACGGTGCGGTCAGCGCGCTCCTCAACCTCGGCCCCACCGAACTCATCGACCTCAGCAAGATCGCGGGGATCATCGGCTTCGCCGGGGGCGTCGACACCCTGGACGCCGTGGTGCAGCCGCGGGGCTACCGCCTTCTTTCCGGGCTCAAGGCTGTGCCCAAAGCGGTCGCCGACAGGCTGGTGGACCACTTCGGCGGGCTGCAGTACCTCATGGCTGCCACCATCGACGACCTGATGACCGTGGACGGCATCGGCGACCAGCGCGCCCGCACGGTCCGGGAGGGCCTCAGCCGGATGGCCGAAGCCAGCCTGCTGGACCGCTTCCTCTGA
- a CDS encoding peptide chain release factor 3: MSQEVQSPARVHEIHKQASRRRTFAVISHPDAGKSTLTEALALHAKVIGTAGASSGKANRKETVSDWMQMEKDRGISISSAALQFSYRDTVINLLDTPGHADFSEDTYRVLAAVDCAVMLVDAAKGLETQTMKLFEVCKQRNLPIITVINKWDRPGLDALALMDEITERTGLQPMPLTWAVGISGDFRGVWDLRNDRFARFQRNNAGASIALTEYFTPEEAAESQGSNWTDAVDEAGLVIESNLAFDVESFHAGKATPILFSSAALNFGVKELLDALVDFAPPAAPRPDIEGTPRAVESPFSGFVFKVQAGMNKAHRDHVAFIRVCSGVFERGMVVTQTRTGKSFATKYAQQVFGREREVIDEAYPGDVVGLVNASSLRVGDSLFLEEPVEFPAIPLFAPEHFQVARSKDPSRFKQFRRGIEQLEHEGVIQVLRSDVRGDQAPVLAAVGPMQFEVVEDRMAHDFSAPMRLERLPYSMARISTADAMPALANVPGAEVLLRSDGEYLALFNDVWALRRIEKNHPDLTLIPIGTHNPAK; the protein is encoded by the coding sequence GTGTCCCAAGAAGTGCAGAGCCCCGCCCGAGTGCACGAGATCCACAAGCAGGCCTCCCGGCGCCGGACGTTCGCCGTTATCTCGCACCCCGACGCCGGCAAGTCCACGCTTACCGAGGCCCTGGCCCTGCACGCCAAGGTGATCGGCACCGCGGGTGCTTCCAGCGGCAAGGCCAACCGCAAGGAGACGGTCTCGGACTGGATGCAGATGGAAAAGGACCGCGGCATTTCCATCAGCTCGGCCGCCCTGCAGTTCTCCTACCGGGACACCGTGATCAACCTGCTGGACACCCCCGGCCACGCAGACTTCTCCGAGGACACCTACCGGGTGCTCGCCGCCGTCGACTGCGCCGTGATGCTCGTGGACGCGGCCAAGGGCCTTGAGACGCAGACCATGAAGCTTTTCGAGGTCTGCAAGCAGCGGAACCTCCCCATCATCACCGTCATCAACAAGTGGGACCGCCCCGGCCTGGACGCACTGGCCCTCATGGATGAGATCACCGAACGCACCGGGCTGCAGCCCATGCCCCTGACCTGGGCCGTGGGCATCTCCGGTGATTTCCGCGGCGTCTGGGACCTGCGTAACGACAGGTTCGCGCGCTTCCAGCGGAACAACGCCGGCGCCAGCATCGCCCTCACCGAATACTTCACTCCCGAAGAGGCGGCCGAAAGCCAGGGCAGCAACTGGACGGACGCCGTCGACGAGGCGGGGCTGGTCATCGAGTCCAATCTCGCCTTCGACGTCGAGAGTTTCCACGCGGGCAAGGCCACCCCCATCCTGTTCAGCTCCGCGGCGCTGAACTTCGGCGTCAAGGAACTTCTGGACGCCCTGGTGGACTTCGCCCCGCCGGCCGCGCCCCGGCCGGACATCGAGGGCACCCCGCGTGCTGTCGAATCGCCGTTCTCCGGCTTCGTCTTCAAGGTCCAGGCAGGCATGAACAAGGCCCACCGCGACCACGTGGCCTTTATCCGCGTCTGCTCCGGCGTATTCGAGCGCGGCATGGTGGTCACCCAGACCCGGACCGGAAAGTCGTTCGCCACCAAGTACGCGCAGCAGGTCTTCGGCCGGGAACGCGAGGTCATCGACGAGGCCTACCCGGGCGACGTCGTGGGCCTGGTCAACGCGTCCTCGCTGCGGGTGGGCGACAGCCTCTTCCTTGAGGAACCGGTGGAGTTCCCGGCCATTCCGCTGTTCGCTCCCGAGCACTTCCAGGTTGCCCGCTCCAAGGACCCCAGCCGCTTCAAGCAGTTCCGCCGCGGCATCGAGCAGCTCGAGCACGAGGGCGTCATCCAGGTGCTGCGCTCCGACGTCCGCGGTGACCAGGCGCCGGTGCTTGCCGCCGTCGGACCCATGCAGTTCGAAGTGGTGGAGGACCGCATGGCGCACGACTTCAGCGCGCCCATGCGCCTGGAACGCCTCCCGTATTCCATGGCCAGGATCTCGACGGCGGACGCCATGCCGGCGCTGGCCAACGTCCCTGGCGCCGAGGTGCTGCTGCGGTCCGACGGCGAATACCTGGCCCTCTTCAACGATGTCTGGGCCCTGCGCCGCATCGAGAAGAACCATCCCGACCTCACGCTGATTCCTATCGGGACGCACAACCCCGCAAAGTAG
- a CDS encoding beta-ketoacyl-[acyl-carrier-protein] synthase family protein, with amino-acid sequence MSTNQPSAAAPLTGSASVVVTGMGSMNPLGATVAETWEAMLAGRSGIAALKDGWAEALPVRIAGRVTADLGAFLGTRELKRMDRCGQLALVASREAWEQAGKPSVEPERLAVVIGSAYGGMDTVLAQVRELDNGGPRKVSPHTLTRLMVNGPSAWVSIDLGAKGGARTPVSACASGAEAIAQGAEMIRSGAADVVIAGGVDACVNDLIISGFSQIRALSTRNDDPERASRPFDRDRDGFVLSEGAGIVVLESEDHARARGAEVLGGIAGAAVTSDANDIVAADPDMQVRVMEKALASAGLHGTDIGFVHAHATSTPVGDRLEAQAIKAIAGSQVPVTSTKSLTGHLLGGAGALAAIATLQALRTGDLPGTYNVAALDPEVDLNVITGTVSGSTAPAGLVNAFGFGGHSAALVVTRG; translated from the coding sequence GTGTCCACAAACCAGCCGTCTGCCGCGGCACCTTTAACAGGATCAGCCAGCGTCGTCGTGACCGGAATGGGTTCCATGAACCCGCTCGGGGCCACAGTGGCCGAAACCTGGGAGGCGATGCTGGCCGGGCGCTCGGGCATCGCGGCGTTGAAGGACGGGTGGGCTGAGGCCCTTCCGGTGCGCATCGCGGGCCGGGTCACTGCCGATCTTGGCGCGTTCCTGGGCACCCGCGAGCTGAAACGGATGGACCGCTGCGGGCAGCTGGCACTCGTTGCCTCCCGCGAAGCCTGGGAACAGGCTGGGAAGCCGAGCGTCGAACCGGAGCGGCTCGCCGTCGTGATCGGCTCGGCCTACGGCGGCATGGACACCGTGCTCGCACAGGTCAGGGAGCTGGACAACGGCGGCCCCCGCAAGGTTTCCCCGCACACCCTGACCCGGCTCATGGTGAATGGGCCGTCCGCATGGGTTTCCATCGATCTCGGTGCCAAGGGCGGGGCACGCACTCCCGTCAGTGCCTGTGCGTCCGGGGCCGAGGCGATTGCCCAGGGTGCCGAAATGATCAGGTCCGGGGCGGCCGACGTCGTAATCGCCGGCGGTGTTGATGCCTGCGTCAACGACCTGATCATCAGCGGTTTTTCCCAGATTCGGGCACTCTCCACTCGCAACGACGATCCGGAGCGGGCCTCGCGGCCGTTCGACCGGGACCGCGACGGGTTCGTCCTGTCTGAGGGAGCGGGGATCGTGGTGCTGGAAAGCGAGGACCACGCGCGTGCCCGGGGCGCGGAAGTGCTGGGCGGCATTGCCGGGGCAGCCGTGACCTCGGACGCGAACGACATCGTGGCAGCCGATCCGGACATGCAGGTGCGGGTCATGGAGAAAGCCCTTGCCTCCGCTGGCCTCCATGGAACTGACATCGGTTTCGTGCACGCGCACGCCACGTCGACGCCCGTGGGAGACCGGCTGGAGGCGCAGGCCATCAAGGCCATTGCCGGTAGCCAGGTCCCGGTGACCTCCACGAAGTCCCTCACCGGACACTTGCTCGGCGGAGCGGGTGCGCTGGCCGCCATCGCCACGCTGCAGGCACTCCGGACCGGCGACCTGCCCGGCACCTACAACGTGGCTGCCCTTGACCCCGAGGTGGACCTCAACGTCATCACCGGCACCGTCAGCGGCAGCACGGCGCCGGCGGGACTCGTCAATGCCTTCGGGTTCGGCGGGCACAGCGCGGCGCTCGTGGTCACCCGCGGCTAA
- a CDS encoding YcnI family protein, with protein sequence MNTSIGRTLKTAAAATLTAGLLAAGAAAASAHVTVDPSATAEGGFTKLTFSVPNESETAKTNRLEVKLPTDTPLTSVSVKPMDGWKAQVVTTTLPKPVEVAGATVTKAPTSVIWTADAAHQIGQNEFQTFTLSVGRLPAAGTTLMLPAAQGYTDGTTVNWADAAEAEHGHASATSSAAASSAPAEAEEHRPAPSFVVTAAETAEGSATAAPDAAPAGPATQAVASNGSQAAGWIGLVAGVLGLAAGATALVRTRAARK encoded by the coding sequence ATGAACACCTCCATTGGCCGTACCCTCAAGACGGCAGCAGCCGCCACCCTCACGGCCGGACTCCTCGCCGCCGGTGCCGCCGCCGCGTCCGCGCACGTCACGGTGGATCCCTCCGCCACCGCCGAGGGCGGCTTTACCAAGCTGACGTTCAGCGTTCCGAACGAATCCGAGACGGCCAAGACCAATCGGCTCGAGGTCAAGCTCCCCACCGACACCCCGCTGACCTCCGTCTCCGTGAAGCCGATGGACGGCTGGAAGGCGCAGGTGGTGACCACCACCCTGCCCAAGCCCGTGGAGGTTGCAGGCGCAACGGTCACCAAGGCGCCGACCAGCGTGATCTGGACCGCGGACGCCGCCCACCAGATCGGGCAGAACGAATTCCAGACCTTCACGCTGTCCGTCGGCCGGCTCCCGGCAGCGGGCACCACCCTGATGCTGCCCGCAGCCCAGGGCTACACCGACGGAACCACCGTCAACTGGGCGGACGCCGCCGAGGCTGAGCACGGGCACGCGTCCGCGACCTCCTCTGCCGCAGCTTCATCCGCACCGGCCGAGGCGGAGGAGCACCGCCCGGCACCCTCGTTCGTCGTCACCGCGGCGGAGACCGCTGAAGGATCCGCAACGGCGGCGCCGGATGCCGCACCGGCTGGTCCGGCAACGCAGGCCGTCGCTTCCAACGGCAGCCAGGCCGCTGGCTGGATCGGGCTGGTCGCGGGTGTTCTTGGCCTTGCCGCGGGCGCCACGGCCCTGGTCCGCACCCGGGCGGCCAGGAAGTAG